A genome region from Bufo gargarizans isolate SCDJY-AF-19 chromosome 2, ASM1485885v1, whole genome shotgun sequence includes the following:
- the LOC122926062 gene encoding uncharacterized protein LOC122926062, with protein sequence MAQRVVAVIYIVLILGKEFQAEPIAVPGPSSGIMLQDTTGFILTNKRILSQKIYVSLDPRVFVERQFNISEISSPEIKSWYQMHIGYSQERVTQILEQTRKTMTREQFSTSRRPKRFISAITAAIIFAVVGTVIATGVSAVNSISIKTLELEIGSLKRNLMSIHAEMEDQKKKHLSDLYSVAEDTVVTADLHSKLLAHSIVLHESHEQFKQELMSLKTLNEKPFVTFQSWLENIDLISHLTASCLQQEHVLWRPLQSQE encoded by the exons ATGGCACAGAGGGTTGTTGCCGTTATTTACAtcgtcctgatcttggggaaggagttccagGCCGAGCCGATTGCTGTACCAGGCCCTTCATCTGGGATCATGCTACAGGATACCACGGGATTCATCTTGACGAATAAGAGGATTCTATCCCAAAAGATCTACGTCAGTTTGGACCCACGTGTCTTCGTCGAGAGACAGTTCAACATTTCTGAGATTTCGTCTCCGGAGATAAAGAGTTGGTATCAAATGCACATCGGCTATTCCCAAGAAAGGGTTACACAGATCCTGGAACAGACGAGGAAAACCATGACCAGAGAACAGTTTTCAACAAGTCGACGACCAAAGCGGTTCATTTCTGCAATTACAGCCGCCATAATCTTTGCCGTAGTGGGCACTGTCATTGCCACCGGTGTATCAGCTGTTAATTCCATCTCTATTAAGAC attggaacttgagaTCGGTTCACTGAAAAGGAACCTAATGAGTATTCATGCAGAGATGgaggatcagaaaaaaaaacatttatcggaCTTATATTCCGTTGCAGAGGATACTGTCGTTACCGCTGACTTACACTCAAAGTTATTGGCTCATTCAATAGTTCTTCATGAGAGTCACGAACAGTTTAAACAAGAACTAATGTCTCTGAAGACTTTGAATGAAAAGCCCTTTGTGACATTCCAAT CTTGGCTAGAGAACATTGATCTCATCTCTCACCTTACAGCCTCCTGTCTGCAGCAAGAACATGTGCTGTGGCGCCCCCTTCAAAGCCAGGAGTGA